ATAAATTGACCGGAATCATTATTATCCTTCACATCACTGAAGGCTTTAACTACTAGCGGATTACCGGCCACAAAACCGATTCTCCAGCCTGTCATATTGTAGGACTTGGACAAGGAATGCAGCTCTACGCCAACATCCTTAGCACCCGGAACTGACAAGAAGCTAAGCGGCTTCAAACCGTCATAGGTCAAGGCAGCATATGGTGCATCGTGGATAACGACTACATCATATTTTTTAGCCCATGCAACTACCTCAGCAAAAAACTCAGGAGTCGCACTAGCGCCCGTCGGATTGTTTGGATAGTTCAAGTAAAGAAGCTTGGCTTTATGAGCAACTTCTTCTGGAATTTCGTTCAGATCTGGAAGGAAGTTATTCTCCTTCTTCAGCTCTACTGTAAACACTTGTCCACCCAAGTATTTAGTGTGTGTACCCAGCACTGGATAACCCGGCACCGTCATGATCGTAATATCACCTGGGTTAATGAAGCAAGAAGGCAACATCGCCAGTGCAGGCTTAGAACCGATCGAGTGAACTACCTCCGTAACGGGATCAATGCCTTCAACACGGAATACGTCCCGCAAATAATCAGCAGCAGCTGTCTTAAACTCAACAATTCCATTGTCCGCATAACCACGGTTCTCTTCCTTAGCTGCTTCTTCAGCAAGCTTAGCCACAATACCTGCATCAGCCATCTCATCTGGCTCGCCTACACCCATATCGATCAATTCAATATCAGGAAAATCCTGTTTCGCGGATGCTTTGGCACGTTTGATTTTCTCGAATTTATAAATCGAAGTGTCCTTGCCGTAGTTCGCACCGCCGATACGGTCTGCAAAATTAGTCTGAATGAAGCTGTCTTGGTATTGTTCAATACTCATACTTTCATCTCATCTCCTGGCTATCTATTCTAATTTTAGAAGAAACGGCTTCGCCGTCCCTTGGATGGCTTATGTTTCTAGAGATCCGTTTCTGTGATAAAAAATAAGGATAAAGAATAAGGCATAACCTTCTCTTTATCCTTATGTTATTAAATATGATGGAAAGCAGAGTTCAATACCATAGACTAATTATCACTTCATTTGTACTTATCTGCTGCGCAATGTGAACAGAACATCTTCCATGTCTTCCGGAATAGGTCTGCTGAATTCTTTATATTCACCTGTCGTAGGATGAATAAATCCAAGCACCGCCGCATGTAACGCCTGTCCATTCATAGCTGTTCCTTTACTGCGTCCATAAATCGGATCCCCCACAAGCGGATGACCAATGAATTTCATATGCACTCTGATCTGATGCGTACGGCCAGTCTCCAGCTGCAGCTCCAGTAGTGTACAGTCACCGAAACGTTCCATCACTGTAAAATGGGTCACAGATTTCTTGCTGTTCTTTTCCGTCACAGTGTATAGCTTGCGATCATGTGGATCTCTACCGATCGGAGCGTCAACCGTTCCTTTGTCATGCGACAAATTGCCGTGTACAACTGCTATATAGCGGCGTGTTACACTGTGCTCTTTAAGCTGTGCTGCGAGCGACGCGTGACTGGCATCATTTTTAGCCACCATAATAAGACCAGAGGTATCCTTATCAATACGATGTACAATACCTGGACGAATCTCACCATTAATACCGGACAGATCCT
This genomic stretch from Paenibacillus sp. FSL H7-0737 harbors:
- a CDS encoding RluA family pseudouridine synthase, which produces MNDLSKDVNHQAASTSEEERDVTEWTVSAENARERIDKYITESWEEDISRSQVQLWISGGHVTVNGAPVKANYKLSEGDKVSIVVPEAEVTDLIPENIPLEVVYEDSDVIVINKPRGMVVHPAAGHPSGTLVNALMYHCKDLSGINGEIRPGIVHRIDKDTSGLIMVAKNDASHASLAAQLKEHSVTRRYIAVVHGNLSHDKGTVDAPIGRDPHDRKLYTVTEKNSKKSVTHFTVMERFGDCTLLELQLETGRTHQIRVHMKFIGHPLVGDPIYGRSKGTAMNGQALHAAVLGFIHPTTGEYKEFSRPIPEDMEDVLFTLRSR
- a CDS encoding LL-diaminopimelate aminotransferase; translated protein: MSIEQYQDSFIQTNFADRIGGANYGKDTSIYKFEKIKRAKASAKQDFPDIELIDMGVGEPDEMADAGIVAKLAEEAAKEENRGYADNGIVEFKTAAADYLRDVFRVEGIDPVTEVVHSIGSKPALAMLPSCFINPGDITIMTVPGYPVLGTHTKYLGGQVFTVELKKENNFLPDLNEIPEEVAHKAKLLYLNYPNNPTGASATPEFFAEVVAWAKKYDVVVIHDAPYAALTYDGLKPLSFLSVPGAKDVGVELHSLSKSYNMTGWRIGFVAGNPLVVKAFSDVKDNNDSGQFIAIQKAAAYGLAHPEITEAIAAKYSRRHNLLVDALNSLGFQAEKPKGSFFLYVAAPKGVKGGRRFESGEDFSQFLIREKLISTVPWDDAGPFVRFSVTFIAKGEEEERRVISEIQRRLSDVEFEF